One genomic segment of Pogoniulus pusillus isolate bPogPus1 chromosome 21, bPogPus1.pri, whole genome shotgun sequence includes these proteins:
- the LOC135184977 gene encoding glyoxylate/hydroxypyruvate reductase B-like isoform X1, whose protein sequence is MFRSKAFRLLKPLVPCQCIHPAVASRGRCCHRGVDCRQRYQSPVTAARRSSQAMAEQELPGVLVLDVGGAQGVLAELAALLQRHFHLITMKEFLANKSELSRRIQSVFVFEGRPRIDRELLQSLPNLRVIGNSGVGVDHLDLALISAFGVKVTNTPHAVADPTADMGMALMLASARRLVEGCQIAVSPDTKHFAVDWLGVEVTRATLGIIGMGSIGYKVAQRARAFSMRILYHNRNRRRKEEEEAVGAHYCERMEELLQQSDFVMLVVNLTPQTHRLIGRKELGLMKPTATLINISRGAVIDQDALVEALQNQVIRAAALDVTYPEPLPRDHPLLRLKNVIITPHAGTATLQAAQAMAAEAVANMLAALRGQPIPSQVLPAGRIPPAAPPLS, encoded by the exons ATGTTCCGGAGCAAAGCATTCAGGCTGTTGAAGCCCTTAGTGCCTTGCCAGTGTATTCATCCAGCTGTTGCTTCTCGTGGCCGCTGCTGTCACAGAGGTGTGGACTGCAGACAGAGGTATCAGAGCCCAGTTACTGCTGCACGGCGAAGT TCGCAGGCCATGGCGGAGCAGGAGTTGCCGGGCGTGCTGGTGCTGGATGTGGGAGGAGCTCAGGGCGTGCTGGCGgagctggcagccctgctgcagaggcacttcCACCTGATCACCATGAAGGAGTTTCTCGCAAACAAGAgcgagctgagcaggaggatcCAGTCTGTGTTCGTGTTCGAGGGCAGGCCACGCATCgacagggagctgctccagagcctgccCAACCTGAGGGTGATTGGCAACTCTGGCGTCGGGGTGGATCACTTGGACCTGGCCTTGATCTCCGCCTTCGGGGTGAAGGTGACCAACACCCCACACGCCGTGGCGGACCCCACGGCAGACATGGGCATGGCCCTGATGCTGGCCTCTGCCAGGCGGCTGGTGGAAG GCTGCCAGATTGCAGTTTCTCCAGACACAAAGCACTTTGCTGTGGACTGGCTGGGAGTGGAAGTCACCAGAGCCACACTTGGCATCATCGGGATGGGCAGCATTGGGTACAAAGTGGCACAGAGAGCGAGAGCCTTCAGCATGAGGATCCTCTACCACAACCGGAACCGGAG gagaaaggaggaggaggaggcagttgGTGCCCACTACTGCGAGAggatggaggagctgctgcagcagtctgACTTTGTCATGTTGGTTGTGAACCTGACCCCCCAGACCCACAGACTGATtgggaggaaggagctggggctgatgAAGCCCACAGCCACGCTCATCAACATCAGCAGAG GTGCAGTCATTGACCAGGATGCTTtggtggaagctctccagaaccAGGTTatcagggctgcagctctggacGTCACCTACCCCGAGCCTCTGCCCAG AGACCACCCGCTGCTGAGGCTGAAGAACGTCATCATCACCCCCCACGCGGGCACGGCCACGCTGCAGGCCGCGCAGGCCATGGCCGCGGAAGCCGTGGCCAacatgctggctgctctccgCGGGCAGCCCATCCCGAGCCAGGTGCTCCCCGCGGGCCGCATCCCTCCTGCGGCGCCGCCGCTGAGCTGA
- the LOC135184977 gene encoding glyoxylate/hydroxypyruvate reductase B-like isoform X2: MAEQELPGVLVLDVGGAQGVLAELAALLQRHFHLITMKEFLANKSELSRRIQSVFVFEGRPRIDRELLQSLPNLRVIGNSGVGVDHLDLALISAFGVKVTNTPHAVADPTADMGMALMLASARRLVEGCQIAVSPDTKHFAVDWLGVEVTRATLGIIGMGSIGYKVAQRARAFSMRILYHNRNRRRKEEEEAVGAHYCERMEELLQQSDFVMLVVNLTPQTHRLIGRKELGLMKPTATLINISRGAVIDQDALVEALQNQVIRAAALDVTYPEPLPRDHPLLRLKNVIITPHAGTATLQAAQAMAAEAVANMLAALRGQPIPSQVLPAGRIPPAAPPLS; this comes from the exons ATGGCGGAGCAGGAGTTGCCGGGCGTGCTGGTGCTGGATGTGGGAGGAGCTCAGGGCGTGCTGGCGgagctggcagccctgctgcagaggcacttcCACCTGATCACCATGAAGGAGTTTCTCGCAAACAAGAgcgagctgagcaggaggatcCAGTCTGTGTTCGTGTTCGAGGGCAGGCCACGCATCgacagggagctgctccagagcctgccCAACCTGAGGGTGATTGGCAACTCTGGCGTCGGGGTGGATCACTTGGACCTGGCCTTGATCTCCGCCTTCGGGGTGAAGGTGACCAACACCCCACACGCCGTGGCGGACCCCACGGCAGACATGGGCATGGCCCTGATGCTGGCCTCTGCCAGGCGGCTGGTGGAAG GCTGCCAGATTGCAGTTTCTCCAGACACAAAGCACTTTGCTGTGGACTGGCTGGGAGTGGAAGTCACCAGAGCCACACTTGGCATCATCGGGATGGGCAGCATTGGGTACAAAGTGGCACAGAGAGCGAGAGCCTTCAGCATGAGGATCCTCTACCACAACCGGAACCGGAG gagaaaggaggaggaggaggcagttgGTGCCCACTACTGCGAGAggatggaggagctgctgcagcagtctgACTTTGTCATGTTGGTTGTGAACCTGACCCCCCAGACCCACAGACTGATtgggaggaaggagctggggctgatgAAGCCCACAGCCACGCTCATCAACATCAGCAGAG GTGCAGTCATTGACCAGGATGCTTtggtggaagctctccagaaccAGGTTatcagggctgcagctctggacGTCACCTACCCCGAGCCTCTGCCCAG AGACCACCCGCTGCTGAGGCTGAAGAACGTCATCATCACCCCCCACGCGGGCACGGCCACGCTGCAGGCCGCGCAGGCCATGGCCGCGGAAGCCGTGGCCAacatgctggctgctctccgCGGGCAGCCCATCCCGAGCCAGGTGCTCCCCGCGGGCCGCATCCCTCCTGCGGCGCCGCCGCTGAGCTGA